The sequence GCGGCAGACGAAAGGACCTGCGGTATGCCGTCATTCTCGAATACACTTGAAGCCGCAATTCACAACGCGCTGGCGCTGGCCAACGCACGCAAGCACGAACTCGCCACGCTGGAGCACCTGCTGCTCGCGCTCATCGACGAACCCGATGCGGCACGGGTGATGACGGCGTGTTCCGTCAACCTCGACCGCCTGCGCACGACCCTGACAGACTTCCTCGACGAGGAGCTGGACGCGCTGGTGAGCGACATCGAAGGGTCTGAAGCCGCGCCGACCACCGGCTTCCAGCGCGTGATCCAGCGCGCCGCGATCCACGTTCAGAGCTCCGGCCGGACGGAGGTGACGGGGGCCAACGTGCTCGTCGCGATCTTCGCCGAGCGGGAAAGCCACGCCGCCTACTTCCTGCAGGAGCAGGACATGACCCGCTACGACGCGGTCAACTACATCTCCCACGGGGTGGCCAAGGATCCGGCCCATTCCGACTCGCGCCCCGTACTGGGGGCCGAGGACGTGAACGAGGAGCAGGCGTCGAACTCTGGCCCTCAGGGCGGCAAGGAGGAGACGGCGCTCGAGAAATACTGCGTCGATCTCAACGCCAAGTCGCGCGTCGGTGATGTCGATCCGCTGATCGGCCGTGATGACGAGGTCGAGCGCTGCATCCAGGTGCTGTGCCGCCGCCGCAAGAACAACCCGCTGCTGGTGGGCGACCCCGGCGTGGGCAAGACTGCCATCGCCGAGGGCCTCGCGCGCAAGATCGTGGACGGCCAGACGCCGAAGGTGCTGGAGAACACCACGATCTACTCGCTCGACATGGGCGCGTTGCTCGCCGGAACCCGCTATCGCGGTGATTTCGAGGAGCGGCTGAAGGCCGTGATGAAGGAGCTCGAGGATCACCCCGACGCGGTGCTCTTCATCGATGAGATCCACACGGTGATCGGTGCCGGTGCGACCTCCGGCGGGGCCATGGACGCCTCCAACCTGCTGAAGCCCGCGCTTCAGAACGGGGGGCTGCGCTGCATGGGCTCGACCACCTACAAGGAGTTCCGCCAGCACTTCGAGAAGGACCGCGCGCTCTCCCGTCGGTTCCAGAAGATCGACGTGAAGGAGCCCACCGTGGACGACGCGGTGAAGATCCTGCGCGGTCTGAAGCCGATCTTCGAGGAGCATCACGAGATCCGCTACACGCAGGAGGCCATCAAGTCGGCCGTCGATCTCGCGGCGCGCTACATCCACGACCGCAAGCTGCCCGACAAGGCGATCGACGTGATCGACGAGGCGGGCGCGGCGCAGCACCTGCTGCCCGAGTCGAAGCGGCGCAAGACGATCACGGCGAAGGAGATCGAGGCGGTTGTCGCCAAGATCGCCCGCATTCCGCCGAAGAACGTCTCCAAGGACGATGCCGAGGTGCTGAAGGATCTGGAGGCGTCGCTGAAGCGCGTCGTCTTCGGTCAGGACGAGGCGATCGAGGCGCTGTCCGCGGCGATCAAGCTGTCCCGCGCGGGTCTGCGCGAGCCGGAAAAGCCGATCGGCAACTACCTGTTCGCCGGTCCGACCGGTGTGGGCAAGACCGAGGTGGCCAAGCAGCTCGCGGATACGCTGGGCGTGGAACTGCTGCGCTTCGACATGTCCGAGTACATGGAGAAGCACGCCGTCTCCCGCTTGATCGGCGCGCCTCCGGGCTATGTCGGCTTCGACCAGGGCGGCTTGCTCACCGATGGCGTGGACCAGCACCCGCACTGCGTGCTGCTGCTCGACGAGATCGAGAAGGCGCATCCGGACGTCTACAATATCCTGTTGCAGGTGATGGATCACGGGAAGCTGACCGACCATAACGGGCGGACCGTCGATTTCCGCAATGTGGTCCTGATCATGACCTCGAACGCGGGGGCTGCGGAGCAGGCGAAGACCGCCATGGGCTTCGGCCGCGACCGGCGCGAGGGTGAGGATACGGCCGCGATCGAGCGGACGTTCAGCCCCGAGTTCCGCAACCGCCTCGATGCAGTGATCTCGTTCGGCGCGCTGCCGAAGGAGGTGATCCTGCAGGTGGTCGAGAAGTTCGTGCTGCAACTCGAAGCGCAGCTGATGGATCGCAACGTGACCATCGAGCTCACGAAGCCCGCCGCCGAGTGGCTGGCCGACAAGGGCTACGACGAGAAGATGGGCGCGCGGCCGCTGGCCCGCGTGATCCAGGAGAACATCAAGAAGCCGCTGGCCGAGGAACTGCTCTTCGGCAAGCTGGCGAAGGGTGGCGTCGTCCGGGTCTCGGTCCGCGACGGCAAGCTCCAGCTCGACATCGACGAGGATGGCAAGCGCCTGTCCTCCAACGACCGGCCCCCGTTGCTGACGGCGGAGTGATCCGGGTGAGGTGATTGGAAAGGGCGGTCCGGTGGGCCGCCCTTTTGGGTTGGGGTAAGGCCCGCGCGAGTTTTCCTTAAACGAGCTGTTCTGCCCGATGCCATCGCCATGCTGCTGGGTGGAGCGCTGCTTCAAAGTAGCACCGCCCCGGACTTGATCCGGGGCCTTTGGCTACTGAGAGATTCGTTCTGAGCGGTCCCGGCGCTTCGGCCGGGACGGTGGTGAGATTTTGATATTTAGGCCCTGCGCGGCCCGGGCCCTTATCGGCCGTCTCTCCGATACCGCCCCTACGCGACCGGCTCTGCATCGCGAGCGGCTCCGGCAACGCAGGCGGGGCGGGCGAGGCAGCGGTCGAGCCAGTCCTGGACGGTGTCACTCTGGGGCAGCGCATCGCGCATCCAAGTACCGAGGCTGGCATAGAGCAGGTCGGCCGCGCCGAAGGTCTCGCCGCTGAGATAGGGAGCGTCGGCCAGCGCCGCTTCGATCCTCGCATGCACGGCGCCGAGGTCGCGGTAGGTCCGTGCGATCATCGGGTCGTCGCCCAGCCCCATGAACTGCGCGATCAGCACCGGTTCGAGCACGGCGCCATAGTAGGCCAGCCAGCCGAGTGCGGCGCCGCGCTGCGGGGTGCCGACCGGTGGCAGCAGCCCGGCCTCGGGGTGCAGGTCACACAGGTGCTGGATGATCGCCGTCGTCTCCAGCACCAGCGCGCCGTCGTGGAGCAGGGCAGGCACCTTGCCGTCGGGATGCGGGTTTGCCGGATCGCGCCCGCCGCTGCCGTCGCGCCGGGTGATGTTCACGTAGCGGACCTTGACCGCGTCCGCGCCCAATTCCTCCAGCAGCCAGAGGATGCGGGAGGAGCGGCTTTGCGGCGCGTGAAAGAGTTCGAGCATGGCGTCACCTCCGGCCTCGGAGGGTAGCACAGGCCGTCAGCGCTGGGTGAACTTCAGCTCGATTCGGCGGTTGCGGGCCAGCGCCTCGAAGCTCGAACCCTCATCGACCGGCTGGTACTCGCCGAAGCCCGTCGCGGCGAGTCGGTTCGGCGGGATGCCCTCGACCTGCTGGAGGTAGCGAACCACCGACAACGCGCGCGCCTGGCTGAGCTCCCAGTTGTCGGCATAGGCGGACGCGGTGCTGACCGGGATGCGGTCGGTATGGCCGTTCACCTGCAGGATCCAGTCGATGTCCTCCGGGATCTCGCCGGAGATCTGCTGGATGACGCTCGCCACGTCGGAGATCTGCTGGCGCCCCTCGGGTCCGAGCTGCGCCGAGCCGATCTCGAACAGCACTTCGGAGGAGAAGACGAAGCGGTCGCCGACGATGCGCACGCCCTCCTGATTGCCGAGGATCTCGCGCAGGCGGCCGAAGAACTCGGAGCGGGCGTTGCGTAGCTGCTCCGCCTCGTCCTCGGCCAGCTCGGCGCGGCGACGCTGGTCGGCGGCGACCTGGGCGAGCGCGGTGTTGAGCTGGGAGCCGAGCGCCTCGATCTGGACCTGGTTCTCCGCATCACGCTCGGCCGCGGCGTCGAGCAGGTTCTGCAGCCCGGAGAGCTGGCGGCGCAGCTCGGCGGTCTGCTGGTTGAGAAGCGCGATCTGCCGACGGGCATCCGCGGTCTCGCTGCGCTGCTCGGTCAGGAGCTGGTTGGCCTGGGCGAGCAGGGCGCGCTGGCGATCGAGCTCGCTGACCTGGTCGGCCTGCGCCTGGTCGCTGATCTGGCGCGCGGCCTCGGCGGCGGCGAGTAGTGTGAGCGTCTCCTCGGCTTCGCGGCGCTGCTCCTCCAGCGCGAGGGTCATGGCGGTGAGTTCGGCATCGGCGTTCTGCAGCCGCTCGCGCAGGGCCTCGGCGGCGGCGGCCTCGGCGAGGCGGGCCTGCTCTTCCTCGGTCAACGCGCCTTCGGCATTGGCGAGCTGTTCACGCAGGCGCGCGGCGGCCGCCTGTTCGGCGAGGAGCGCCTGCTCCTCTTCCGTCAGCTCGGCGCGGGTGTCGGCGAGGGCGGTCTGAAGCTCGGTATTGGCGTTGCGCGTCTCGTCGAGTGCGGCGGAGAGCTCGGCGAGGGAGACCTCCTGCTCGGCGGCCTCGGCGCGCAAATCGGCGACGAGGGCGTCGAGCGCTTCCCGCTGTGCGGCGGCGAGGCGGGCGGCCTCCTCCTGCGCGCTGATCTCGTCGCGGGCGCTGGCGAGGGCGAGCTGCAAGGCTTCGATCTGGCTGATCTGCTCGGTGCTCTCGTCGCGCAGGCGGGCGATTTCCTCGGCACTCGCGGTGAGCTCTTCGGCCTGCGCGGCCGCCTCGTCCCGCGATGCGGTCAGCGAGGCGGTGAGGTCGGTGTTGCGGGCCAGAAGGCTCGCCACCTGCTCCTCGAAGCTCGCGATGCGGGTGGCGGCGTCGGCGGCCTCCGCCTCTAGCGATGCGATGAGGAGGCGCTGCGTTTCTGCCAGTTCGTTGGCCTCATCGAGGGAGCCGGTCAGCGTGCCGACCTCGGTTTCGAGCTGGTCGGTGCGCTGCTGCTCCAGCCCCAGTGCCTCGGCCAGCGTGGCAAGCTCGGTGGAGAGCTCCTCCAGCCGGCGGCCCTGGCCCGAGATCGTCTCCTGCAAGACGAACTGCATGACCATGAAGATCGTCAGCACGAACATCAGCACGAGCAGGAGCGCGGTCATCGCGTCCACGAAGCCCGGCCATATGTTGGCCGTGAAACGCTGGCCCGAACGGCGGAGCAGTGCCATCAGTCGCCCCTCACCGCGGAGGTGAGCGCCGCGATCTCGGCCCGGATCTCGGACACGCTGTCCTGACGGCCCGCGGCCAGTTCCTCCAGCACGCGCAGGAGCTGGACGTCGATGTTCTTGAGGCGCATCCGCGTCTCTGCATCGAGGGCACCCGCTTCTTCTTCTCGCGCCTCGACGGCGGCGGTCATGCGCTCCTGGCTTGCGACGAGGCGGTTGATGTCCTCGCTGGAGCTGCCGTTCTGGCCGCTGTCGATGCGGGAGGCGAGACCGGCGACGACATTGATCAGCTCACCGATGCGGGCGTCGGTTTCGGCCCGCCGCTCCTCGGCCCGGCGCATCAGTTCGCCCAGACCTTCGAGGTCGAAGGCGATGGGGCCTTGCGCGCCGCCTTCCCCCTCGGTCGAGATGCCGATGCGGGTGATGGAGCTCAGCCACTCCTCCAGCTCCATGTAGAAGCGGTTCTGGCCATGGCCCGCGAAGAGCTCCAGGAGGCCCACGACGAGCGAGGCGGCGAGGCCCAGCAGCGAGGAGGCGAAGGCGGTGCCCATGCCGCCGAGCTGGCTCTCAAGCCCGGTCATCAGGCGTTGGAAGACGGCGATGCCCTGTTCGCCCTCGGACGGGGCGAGGGCCTGGAT is a genomic window of Pontivivens ytuae containing:
- a CDS encoding biopolymer transporter ExbB; the protein is MVLILGLTGAGAFLIYGSVASVFFANIYLNGFILGVFVVGVLACFWQVLTLISAVNWIEGFALNRPGHEFVQSPRLLASLAALLKDQRARRGLTANSTRSILDSVATRLDEARDITRYIINLLIFLGLLGTFYGLATTVPAVVETIQALAPSEGEQGIAVFQRLMTGLESQLGGMGTAFASSLLGLAASLVVGLLELFAGHGQNRFYMELEEWLSSITRIGISTEGEGGAQGPIAFDLEGLGELMRRAEERRAETDARIGELINVVAGLASRIDSGQNGSSSEDINRLVASQERMTAAVEAREEEAGALDAETRMRLKNIDVQLLRVLEELAAGRQDSVSEIRAEIAALTSAVRGD
- the clpA gene encoding ATP-dependent Clp protease ATP-binding subunit ClpA; this encodes MPSFSNTLEAAIHNALALANARKHELATLEHLLLALIDEPDAARVMTACSVNLDRLRTTLTDFLDEELDALVSDIEGSEAAPTTGFQRVIQRAAIHVQSSGRTEVTGANVLVAIFAERESHAAYFLQEQDMTRYDAVNYISHGVAKDPAHSDSRPVLGAEDVNEEQASNSGPQGGKEETALEKYCVDLNAKSRVGDVDPLIGRDDEVERCIQVLCRRRKNNPLLVGDPGVGKTAIAEGLARKIVDGQTPKVLENTTIYSLDMGALLAGTRYRGDFEERLKAVMKELEDHPDAVLFIDEIHTVIGAGATSGGAMDASNLLKPALQNGGLRCMGSTTYKEFRQHFEKDRALSRRFQKIDVKEPTVDDAVKILRGLKPIFEEHHEIRYTQEAIKSAVDLAARYIHDRKLPDKAIDVIDEAGAAQHLLPESKRRKTITAKEIEAVVAKIARIPPKNVSKDDAEVLKDLEASLKRVVFGQDEAIEALSAAIKLSRAGLREPEKPIGNYLFAGPTGVGKTEVAKQLADTLGVELLRFDMSEYMEKHAVSRLIGAPPGYVGFDQGGLLTDGVDQHPHCVLLLDEIEKAHPDVYNILLQVMDHGKLTDHNGRTVDFRNVVLIMTSNAGAAEQAKTAMGFGRDRREGEDTAAIERTFSPEFRNRLDAVISFGALPKEVILQVVEKFVLQLEAQLMDRNVTIELTKPAAEWLADKGYDEKMGARPLARVIQENIKKPLAEELLFGKLAKGGVVRVSVRDGKLQLDIDEDGKRLSSNDRPPLLTAE
- a CDS encoding glutathione S-transferase family protein — its product is MLELFHAPQSRSSRILWLLEELGADAVKVRYVNITRRDGSGGRDPANPHPDGKVPALLHDGALVLETTAIIQHLCDLHPEAGLLPPVGTPQRGAALGWLAYYGAVLEPVLIAQFMGLGDDPMIARTYRDLGAVHARIEAALADAPYLSGETFGAADLLYASLGTWMRDALPQSDTVQDWLDRCLARPACVAGAARDAEPVA
- a CDS encoding peptidoglycan -binding protein, which gives rise to MALLRRSGQRFTANIWPGFVDAMTALLLVLMFVLTIFMVMQFVLQETISGQGRRLEELSTELATLAEALGLEQQRTDQLETEVGTLTGSLDEANELAETQRLLIASLEAEAADAATRIASFEEQVASLLARNTDLTASLTASRDEAAAQAEELTASAEEIARLRDESTEQISQIEALQLALASARDEISAQEEAARLAAAQREALDALVADLRAEAAEQEVSLAELSAALDETRNANTELQTALADTRAELTEEEQALLAEQAAAARLREQLANAEGALTEEEQARLAEAAAAEALRERLQNADAELTAMTLALEEQRREAEETLTLLAAAEAARQISDQAQADQVSELDRQRALLAQANQLLTEQRSETADARRQIALLNQQTAELRRQLSGLQNLLDAAAERDAENQVQIEALGSQLNTALAQVAADQRRRAELAEDEAEQLRNARSEFFGRLREILGNQEGVRIVGDRFVFSSEVLFEIGSAQLGPEGRQQISDVASVIQQISGEIPEDIDWILQVNGHTDRIPVSTASAYADNWELSQARALSVVRYLQQVEGIPPNRLAATGFGEYQPVDEGSSFEALARNRRIELKFTQR